The following are encoded together in the Lathyrus oleraceus cultivar Zhongwan6 chromosome 3, CAAS_Psat_ZW6_1.0, whole genome shotgun sequence genome:
- the LOC127130766 gene encoding uncharacterized protein LOC127130766: MERKVRALEEKLKAIEGSSVFGLDTADMCLVPRVKIPAKFKVPDFEKYKGISFPKTHVRAYYRKMAAYSGDERLLMHFFQDSLRGASLEWYMQLQNLTQKSGESFKEFTQRWRELAARVQPPLLEKEIVDMFMSTLQGPYLYRLVASTSSSFSDLVVAGERIESMLKGGKIEGVFNSSTTITKKTYMGFTKKKEWETNATYYVKGKAHAYHQVAFVSPIPY, translated from the exons ATGGAGAGGAAAGTACGAGCTTTGGAGGAGAAACTGAAGGCAATTGAGGGGTCTAGTGTTTTTGGACTAGACACGGCTGATATGTGCCTGGTCCCTAGAGTTAAAATTCCTGCCAAATTCAAAGTtccagactttgaaaaatataaagggatCAGTTTCCCAAAAACACATGTACGAGCATATTATAGAAAGATGGCAGCGTACTCAGGCGATGAAAGATTGTTGATGCACTTCTTTCAAGATAGTCTTCGTGGAGCGTCATTGGAGTGGTACATGCAG TTACAAAATCTGACCCAAAAAAGTGGTGAATCTTTCAAGGAGTTTacccaaagatggagagagctagcAGCCAGAGTACAACCTCCCTTGTTAGAGAAGGAAATTGTTGATATGTTCATGAGCACTCTGCAAGGCCCTTACCTATACAGGTTAGTGGCAAGTACCTCTTCAAGTTTTTCAGATTTGGTAGTAGCGGGTGAAAGAATCGAGAGTATGTTGAAGGGTGGGAAAATAGAAGGAGTATTCAATTCTTCAACAACGATAACAAAGAAGACTTATATGGGGTTTACCAAGAAGAAAGAATGGGAAACTAATGCCACTTATTATGTTAAAGGGAAGGCTCATGCCTACCACCAGGTAGCTTTTGTTTCTCCAATTCCTTATTAA